The region AGGAAATATTTCCACCGCATAGGCATTGACAGGCCCAACAGCAACAGCTACAATCTGCAGAGCTGACAGCAACACCGCGAACACCATACTCGTTCTAATGAAGTTAACGGACATGCAGAAAGAGCCCATAATGAAGTAGATTAGTACTAGAAGCACTTTCTTGCCAATGATCTTGAGCGTGCAACTGGCAAGTAAAGATATGACGGCACAAGAGAGGCTGGCTATTGAATTCACAAAGAATGTAAGTTGGTCTATGCTGTCGTCACAAACTGCTGCTTCAAGAGCCTGTAAAGGAAAAACATCAGTGTTTGGCATTGAAAATGTTCGAGTCAATATTATATTAGAACAATTAAATTCATTAATCAGAAGTTAAGCTATAATAACACAAGTAATAGTACCTAATAGTAATAATTACTTCAGCAGTCGATTTACTGACCAAGCGTACAGAAGGGTGAATACATGGTGCAAATGAAATAGGGACGTAAGTTATAGATGCTAAAGTCTGGCTTCTGAAGGCCCTATTCAGGTTAGAGCTGACGGTCTTTTCACCGCGATAAAGCCGGCTGGcgatattatttattcacaatagcATATAAATTAATAGTAATCTATCAAAGTTTTACTATAAAAATACTTGacctataaaaatatttttttacgtgtTCATGTGACCAAACGACGATCTTTCCACCGCCATACAATCGGCGGACGATCTTTTAAATTCACAGTAGCATCTAAACTTGtttgtttgtattaattaattatacatatattacttGAGCCGTAAAAATGCTATAGTGCTATCTAAAACAATGACGAGGCACGCAAGTATAGAGGTTATAGTACGAGTATATACTCATGATTAATTTACTACTTTCTGATAAAACACAACTGTTTGCCAGCTTGGCTCTGTGATTAAGCTCGTGCCATAGATCCAATACAACCCTGGAGGCTCCAGAATGCATGGACCGAAAGTAAGTTTTTGTACGATTTTTTCTCATGTTTTAGCACTATGATTCACTATAACTttcatttacttacatcattaaGTCTTTGAGCGATAACTTCACAGGCTGTTACTCCGTCGCGACCCTGACTGAGCACCCTGTTCAGGATATCCGGAATCCACATGTAGAGACCGTTTAAACTGAAAATGTATTgtccaaaaagttaaaatttaGTAACAACAGAGCGTAgacaatatgccaatcgttaacgctccgtagcgaacgaaatgaAACTGTCTCTgttgcactaatatggaagaatgATGAAGAGAGATAACTACGctctaccacagaataaataatagtactaggtacagaagactcactctctaacaaaacgcgtctgttacgatcaggacagatatggccgctaggtggcgacagcgccacgcgcggcataagccgccccaattttggggaaagccatataAGGCTTTGCCCAAAATTGgagcggaacggatgtacttttagctacctgtagcaaagcgacgaaatcgcggagtgagccacgcctggctctacgctacggagcgtgaacgattggcatcttgttTACGCACCCTATTTCGCAATCATATATGTTACCTAATCATGTAATGACAGAGGATCGTGTaggatattattataataatttgtataaatgtaCAAAAGTTGTATATATCTAGTATATGCACTCTACAGTATATATTTACCTAATTAGTTACAAATAAGTATGCAAGGGACTTATATTCGCAGCGCAGCGGTTGAGAACGCGCACGACTCGCGTCATTGAGGTTCAATAACTTATCATATCATATAAATGTAAAGTTTATCACGGTGGgtataattataatgaaaataatacctacttacgtaGAAAACACTCCGAACAGTAGGAATCCATTCAGAGCCATCCATTTTGCGTATGGTGGTCTCATGAGAGGCAAGGACTGAACCTTAAGTGAGGTGAAGAAACCGACATTTTCTTTCTTAGAGTCTTCGACAATAAGCACCTTTATCTGAAATTATTCATTTTATCACATCCTGTATCTAAACTTCTTTCTAGGGTTACGGAACCCTGGGTACGGACCCAaacggtaaaaacgggaccctattactaagactccactgtccgtcggtctgtcaccagcttgtatctcatgaaccgtgaatccgtgatgatagctagacagtagaaattttcacagatgatgtatttctgttgccaataatataaagtacggaaccctcgtggGCAAGTCCAACtggcacttgtccggtttttttattttttatagttagtAGCAAAATATCTAACACTCTTGTGCGCTCAACTTACCGGAAATTCCGCCTTCGACTTTCCTTTATTCGCAGCGTACATTGTCTCTAGGACTGCTAGAGCCTCGTCATATCTCCCTTGTGAAACCAAATACTTGGGGCTCTCGGGGCCGAACGACATCAGGAAGCCGGCTACTATGAAGAACGACGAGTACACGATAACCAGAACTCGCCACGAGCGAAATGTGTACACGCCAAAATCAGCTCTGAAGGGCAGCGGAATGATGCCCCAGGCTAGTACTGCAAGTAAAAATATAGAATTTTTAGAGCTCCGCACAAAACTGTTCGCGGAGCTCTTATGGGATTACTAcagtcttgcaaatcggttaaatgcgttggTAGAGGGTAGAGTTATAcctacgattttttttattcatgtcTGCTTGTGGTCTGCTTAAATGGGTTTAATTTTATGGCGGTCATCACCACGCCATCACATTGGTTGCGGATCCCCGATTCCGCACGCCGCTTCAATGTGCGAGCGAGACATCGCTATATACGTGCATAACGCTATCTCGCTTAAACACCAGAGCGGCGTGCGAATCTGCATCGGTGTGAGTGTGATAGTCGCGTATAGATGCCGTAGAATGATAATATAGGGTCAACCGGGGTAAACGCGTCTCTTGTGATAAATGCGTCTTTTGAAGATATCTTCCAAACGCAATATATTATAGCTATTATAGCCGTCAACACTAAAAGTTCAGTGACCACACTTCGAACAGGGAGGGTTGCAATAGTTCTAAAATGTTACATTTAGAAGAAACGATTAAAAGACGCATTTACCTCAAGTGACGCATTTATCCCGGTTGACCCTACTTGGTTTACTGGTTTGATCCAATGGAATGCAAAAGTGCAACCggtttgacgtaaataaatgatacGTAGGCGCTGAGGATAATATAATGTCGccgttgaataaataaatgaaataacatTCTAATGACGAAACCAACAGAATTGGTACATATATCTATAAGTATTACAGCCTTTTGGGCTAAGTAATATAACGatggtgggtaaaaacgatagCCAAGTTATACACAAATTCCAGTAAGTTTAAACAAAATATACAACTAAacctattacaaattaaaacttatacctaaacacactcgatcaattaataaattaactctaaattaaactaaattaaaactaagctacATAAAGCCACAACCGAGAACTCAATCAAACAACCCGTCCCGCGCCCTTCCagatgcaaaggtgcccatcacgctcgccgcgttgccACGCTGGACCGCGATAGACAGCCTCTGCATCAGGAATGACCCGGAACGAGGGTCATGACCTCCCTCCCTCAAACGCTGCCCCAATTCACTCGAAAAAATTTTGGCCTCGGCACACCAACACCCGGACGTCTCCACTGCCAAAGGGACAAAAAGATATTTTGTTAGCAGGGCCGAGTACTTATCGCGCTTCCGAAGCGCCGCTAACTCAGCCGCCGCTCCTGCCGCCCGGACCGTCCGGCCCATGTGCGAGGCGGCAAACGTGCTGACACATGTGGCATCCCAAAGTAGACACTTACCCTTCTCCCATGGAATAAGTGTCAGCCCGTCAGGTCTTTTGCCATCGGACCGGCTCAGGCCTGGAGGTTCCAACATGCACGGCACATTCGCAGACAAAAGAGCCCTCCTCACAATGTCATTTAGGGCATGGTGGCGTGGAAACCTCCCCACAGACCGACAACAACTCAACGCATGATGGCCGCTACTCTCAACCATAGTGCCGCAGATGCATATGTGAGGTTCGCAAACATCGCAGCCCAGGCGAAGAGCAACAGCCACCACATTCTAATCAACACATTCTAATTGTCAATAGTACAGTATATGTAGCTAAATGacattaggtactttatttttgcaaatatgCAGTGAAATATTGtcgttatgttccttataataagCTTCGTTCGAAGTGGCCCGTTTCGGACGTAGTACGTAGCTCG is a window of Cydia splendana chromosome 1, ilCydSple1.2, whole genome shotgun sequence DNA encoding:
- the LOC134791620 gene encoding synaptic vesicle glycoprotein 2A-like isoform X2, which translates into the protein MGSKHCPFHTSITNSVDSREKYAADLEQALLVAGVGWYNIKYCLVLALFLISAIIETMGYAYLLPAAKCDLEMSDAQRGIIASLPYIAVVVTSFPWGYLVDTRGRKTVVIYSSLLCGAFGILSAFMPELISFTICKFLASICMACPAAAPYTFIGEIIPQNHRDLALSVTNAMQTLGSALVPLLAWGIIPLPFRADFGVYTFRSWRVLVIVYSSFFIVAGFLMSFGPESPKYLVSQGRYDEALAVLETMYAANKGKSKAEFPIKVLIVEDSKKENVGFFTSLKVQSLPLMRPPYAKWMALNGFLLFGVFSTLNGLYMWIPDILNRVLSQGRDGVTACEVIAQRLNDALEAAVCDDSIDQLTFFVNSIASLSCAVISLLASCTLKIIGKKVLLVLIYFIMGSFCMSVNFIRTSMVFAVLLSALQIVAVAVGPVNAYAVEIFPTHLRGMAVSLAIMLGRIGSVLGTNLAGLLINASCESTFYFFGGLLLVCGFMAFLLPRAQSKICCF